From Scatophagus argus isolate fScaArg1 chromosome 2, fScaArg1.pri, whole genome shotgun sequence, a single genomic window includes:
- the LOC124052069 gene encoding malate dehydrogenase, cytoplasmic-like, translating to MAEPIRVVVTGAAGQIAYSLLYSIAKGDVFGKDQPIILILLDIPPMLPVLDGVVMELQDCALPLLREVIPTDKVEVGFKDIDAAILVGSMPRKEGMERKDLLKANVAIFKTQGAALDKYAKKTVKVLVVGNPANTNCLIASKSAPSIPKENFSCLTRLDHNRACSQVAMRCGVTSDKVKNVIIWGNHSSTQYPDVHHTKVNVHGSEMAAYDAVKDEAWLRGDFISTVQQRGAAVIKARKLSSAMSAAKAICDHMRDIWFGTKEGEFISMGVYAAGNSYGIPEDLIYSFPVEIKNKTWKMVDGLSINDFSRAKMDATAAELVEERDTALDFLSQ from the exons ATG GCTGAACCAATCCGCGTTGTGGTGACCGGCGCTGCTGGCCAGATTGCCTACTCCCTGCTGTACAGCATCGCCAAGGGAGACGTGTTCGGGAAGGACCAG CCAATCATCTTGATCCTGCTGGACATCCCCCCCATGCTGCCGGTGCTGGACGGAGTCGTCATGGAGCTGCAGGACTGCGCCCTCCCCCTGCTGAGGG aGGTGATCCCCACTGACAAGGTGGAGGTGGGCTTCAAGGACATCGACGCCGCCATCTTGGTTGGCTCCATGCCCAGGAAGGAGGGCATGGAGAGGAAGGACCTGCTGAAGGCCAACGTGGCCATCTTCAAGACTCAGGGAGCCGCCCTGGACAAGTACGCCAAGAAGACCGTCAAG GTTCTCGTGGTTGGAAACCCAGCGAACACCAACTGTCTGATCGCCTCCAAGTCTGCTCCATCCATCCCCAAGGAGAACTTCTCCTGCCTGACCCGACTGGACCACAACAGAGCCTGCTCCCAG GTGGCGATGCGCTGCGGCGTGACCTCCGACAAAGTGAAGAACGTCATCATCTGGGGGAACCACTCCTCCACCCAGTACCCTGACGTCCACCACACCAAGGTCAACGTCCACGGCAGCGAGATGGCCGCCTACGACGCGGTGAAGGACGAAGCCTGGCTCAGAGGAGACTTCATCTCT ACAGTGCAGCAGCGCGGCGCAGCCGTCATCAAGGCCAGGAAGCTGTCCAGCGCCATGTCCGCCGCCAAGGCCATCTGCGACCACATGAGGGACATCTGGTTCGGCACCAAGGAG GGCGAGTTCATCTCCATGGGCGTGTACGCTGCTGGGAACTCCTACGGCATCCCAGAGGACCTCATCTACTCCTTCCCCGTGGAGATCAAG AACAAGACCTGGAAAATGGTTGACGGACTCTCCATCAATGACTTCTCTCGCGCCAAGATGGACGCCACAGCGGCCGAGCTGGTGGAGGAGCGAGACACCGCCCTGGACTTCCTGTCCCAGTGA
- the LOC124052042 gene encoding UTP--glucose-1-phosphate uridylyltransferase-like isoform X1 → MSLTVADLTRGAMTEFQEKLRQQHEESMHRELEALLSTAGEAEAEICRKDFEGFRKLFHRFLQVKGPAVDWAKINRPPEDSIQPYERIKAKGLPDNISASLNKLAVVKLNGGLGTSMGCKGPKSLISVRNENTFLDLTVQQIEHLNKTFNADVPLVLMNSFNTDDDTKKILQKYKHHRVSIHTFNQSRYPRINKESLLPIAKNMGLNGENAEAWYPPGHGDIYASFSNSGLLDKLIAEGKEYIFVSNIDNLGATVDLFILNHLMSRPADKRCEFIMEVTDKTRADVKGGTLIQYEDHLRLLEIAQVPKAHVDEFKSVTKFKIFNTNNLWISLPAIKRLYESNAMDLEIIVNPKTLDGGLNVIQLETAVGAAIKSFKNAMGVNVPRSRFLPVKTTSDLLLVMSNLYSLDAGSLTMSKKREFPTTPHVKLGSSFTKVQEFLSRLESIPDMLELDHLTVSGDVTFGKNVSVKGTVIIIANHGDRIDIPAGAMLENKIVSGNLRILDH, encoded by the exons ATGTCTCTGACCGTAGCCG accTGACCAGAGGAGCCATGACGGAGTTCCAGGAGAAGCTCCGCCAGCAGCACGAGGAGTCGATGCACCGCGAGCTGGAGGCGCTGCTGAGCACGGCCGGCGAGGCCGAGGCCGAG ATCTGCAGAAAAGATTTCGAAGGCTTCAGGAAGCTCTTCCACCGCTTCCTGCAGGTCAAAGGTCCCGCCGTCGACTGGGCTAAGATCAACCGGCCGCCGGAGGACTCG ATCCAGCCCTACGAGAGGATCAAGGCCAAAGGTCTTCCTGACAACATCAGCGCCAGCCTCAACAAGCTGGCTGTGGTCAAACTCAACGGCGGACTGGGAACCAGCATGGGCTGCAAGGGCCCCAAGAGTCTGATCAGCGTCCGGAACGAGAACACCTTCCTGGACCTGACGGTGCAGCAGATCGAG CATCTGAACAAAACGTTCAACGCCGACGTGCCGCTCGTCCTCATGAACTCCTTCAACACCGACGACGACACCAAGAAGATCCTGCAGAAATACAAGCACCACCGCGTCAGCATTCACACCTTCAACCAGAGCAG GTATCCGAGGATCAACAAGGAGTCTCTGCTGCCCATAGCCAAAAACATGGGGTTGAACGGCGAGAACGCAGAGGCGTGGTACCCGCCGGGTCACGGAGACATCTACGCCAGCTTCTCCAACTCCGGGCTGCTGGACAAACTCATCGCCGAGGGGAAGGAGTACATCTTCGTGTCCAACATCGACAACCTGGGCGCCACCGTCGACCTCTTCATCCTCAACCACCTGATGAGCCGGCCGGCCGACAAACGCTGCGAGTTCATCATGGAGGTCACCGACAAGACCAGAGCCGACGTCAAG GGCGGCACGCTGATCCAGTACGAGGATCACCTGAGGCTGCTGGAGATCGCGCAGGTCCCGAAGGCCCACGTCGACGAGTTCAAGTCGGTCACCAAGTTCAAGATCTTCAACACCAACAACCTGTGGATCTCTCTGCCCGCCATCAAGAGGCTGTACGAGAGCAACGCCATGGACCTGGAGATCATCGTCAACCCGAAG ACGCTGGACGGCGGTTTGAACGTCATCCAGCTGGAGACGGCCGTGGGCGCCGCCATCAAGAGCTTCAAGAACGCCATGGGTGTGAACGTGCCCCGCAGCCGCTTCCTGCCGGTGAAGACGACGTCCGACCTGCTGCTGGTGATGTCCAACCTGTACAGCCTGGACGCCGGCTCGCTCACCATGAGCAAGAAGAGAGAGTTTCCCACCACGCCGCACGTCAagctgggcagctccttcaccAAG GTCCAGGAGTTTCTGTCCCGGTTGGAGAGCATCCCGGACATGTTGGAGCTCGACCACCTCACCGTGTCGGGAGACGTCACCTTCGGAAAGAACGTCTCTGTGAAG GGGACGGTCATCATCATAGCAAATCACGGCGACCGGATCGACATCCCCGCCGGAGCGATGCTGGAGAACAAGATCGTTTCAGGAAACCTGCGGATCCTCGACCACTGA
- the LOC124052042 gene encoding UTP--glucose-1-phosphate uridylyltransferase-like isoform X2, translating to MTEFQEKLRQQHEESMHRELEALLSTAGEAEAEICRKDFEGFRKLFHRFLQVKGPAVDWAKINRPPEDSIQPYERIKAKGLPDNISASLNKLAVVKLNGGLGTSMGCKGPKSLISVRNENTFLDLTVQQIEHLNKTFNADVPLVLMNSFNTDDDTKKILQKYKHHRVSIHTFNQSRYPRINKESLLPIAKNMGLNGENAEAWYPPGHGDIYASFSNSGLLDKLIAEGKEYIFVSNIDNLGATVDLFILNHLMSRPADKRCEFIMEVTDKTRADVKGGTLIQYEDHLRLLEIAQVPKAHVDEFKSVTKFKIFNTNNLWISLPAIKRLYESNAMDLEIIVNPKTLDGGLNVIQLETAVGAAIKSFKNAMGVNVPRSRFLPVKTTSDLLLVMSNLYSLDAGSLTMSKKREFPTTPHVKLGSSFTKVQEFLSRLESIPDMLELDHLTVSGDVTFGKNVSVKGTVIIIANHGDRIDIPAGAMLENKIVSGNLRILDH from the exons ATGACGGAGTTCCAGGAGAAGCTCCGCCAGCAGCACGAGGAGTCGATGCACCGCGAGCTGGAGGCGCTGCTGAGCACGGCCGGCGAGGCCGAGGCCGAG ATCTGCAGAAAAGATTTCGAAGGCTTCAGGAAGCTCTTCCACCGCTTCCTGCAGGTCAAAGGTCCCGCCGTCGACTGGGCTAAGATCAACCGGCCGCCGGAGGACTCG ATCCAGCCCTACGAGAGGATCAAGGCCAAAGGTCTTCCTGACAACATCAGCGCCAGCCTCAACAAGCTGGCTGTGGTCAAACTCAACGGCGGACTGGGAACCAGCATGGGCTGCAAGGGCCCCAAGAGTCTGATCAGCGTCCGGAACGAGAACACCTTCCTGGACCTGACGGTGCAGCAGATCGAG CATCTGAACAAAACGTTCAACGCCGACGTGCCGCTCGTCCTCATGAACTCCTTCAACACCGACGACGACACCAAGAAGATCCTGCAGAAATACAAGCACCACCGCGTCAGCATTCACACCTTCAACCAGAGCAG GTATCCGAGGATCAACAAGGAGTCTCTGCTGCCCATAGCCAAAAACATGGGGTTGAACGGCGAGAACGCAGAGGCGTGGTACCCGCCGGGTCACGGAGACATCTACGCCAGCTTCTCCAACTCCGGGCTGCTGGACAAACTCATCGCCGAGGGGAAGGAGTACATCTTCGTGTCCAACATCGACAACCTGGGCGCCACCGTCGACCTCTTCATCCTCAACCACCTGATGAGCCGGCCGGCCGACAAACGCTGCGAGTTCATCATGGAGGTCACCGACAAGACCAGAGCCGACGTCAAG GGCGGCACGCTGATCCAGTACGAGGATCACCTGAGGCTGCTGGAGATCGCGCAGGTCCCGAAGGCCCACGTCGACGAGTTCAAGTCGGTCACCAAGTTCAAGATCTTCAACACCAACAACCTGTGGATCTCTCTGCCCGCCATCAAGAGGCTGTACGAGAGCAACGCCATGGACCTGGAGATCATCGTCAACCCGAAG ACGCTGGACGGCGGTTTGAACGTCATCCAGCTGGAGACGGCCGTGGGCGCCGCCATCAAGAGCTTCAAGAACGCCATGGGTGTGAACGTGCCCCGCAGCCGCTTCCTGCCGGTGAAGACGACGTCCGACCTGCTGCTGGTGATGTCCAACCTGTACAGCCTGGACGCCGGCTCGCTCACCATGAGCAAGAAGAGAGAGTTTCCCACCACGCCGCACGTCAagctgggcagctccttcaccAAG GTCCAGGAGTTTCTGTCCCGGTTGGAGAGCATCCCGGACATGTTGGAGCTCGACCACCTCACCGTGTCGGGAGACGTCACCTTCGGAAAGAACGTCTCTGTGAAG GGGACGGTCATCATCATAGCAAATCACGGCGACCGGATCGACATCCCCGCCGGAGCGATGCTGGAGAACAAGATCGTTTCAGGAAACCTGCGGATCCTCGACCACTGA